A stretch of Nostoc sp. 'Lobaria pulmonaria (5183) cyanobiont' DNA encodes these proteins:
- a CDS encoding helix-turn-helix domain-containing protein, which translates to MTIKKPLAINQPEVGQIIRDLRLLAGLTQEQYAATLGVTYTTINRWENGRSKPSPLAMEKIEGMLEEMGAQGQDLLVKYLPN; encoded by the coding sequence ATGACTATCAAAAAACCCTTGGCTATCAACCAGCCAGAGGTGGGGCAGATCATTCGTGATTTGCGGCTTTTGGCTGGGCTAACGCAAGAACAGTATGCAGCCACTCTAGGCGTTACTTATACCACGATTAATCGTTGGGAAAATGGACGCTCTAAACCGTCGCCGCTAGCGATGGAGAAGATTGAGGGGATGTTGGAAGAGATGGGCGCTCAGGGGCAGGATTTGTTGGTTAAGTATTTACCGAATTAG